One Hordeum vulgare subsp. vulgare chromosome 4H, MorexV3_pseudomolecules_assembly, whole genome shotgun sequence DNA window includes the following coding sequences:
- the LOC123446218 gene encoding uncharacterized protein LOC123446218, with the protein MDACSVARTMSSAYFGLKFLSKLLALSPGSMGKFRKLSPPMENKTVASMETETVVRKSPELPNDVLMDIFLLLEIPDLIRAASVSSSWRSAYTSLCRQLELYKRPQTPCLLYTSASAGENVACLYSLAEKRVYSLTLPDPPIGDRYLIGSSHGWLITADDKSELHLINPVTGQQIALPSVVTIGYVEPIFDNGGTLIEYELRLQRYNPDLNPQMVGPKIFTHAPDKLRDHAYIRAFIFPDPPTGSYIVVLIHGPRRQLSFARVGDCKWTFLPPDSNYEQCVYMGGLLYASTRYGRMDVFDLTGPTATRNIIADEIAIHSSEYRGVFYLLQAPWGGLLQVCRKTEVIDAGYEELIVETNKILLHKVDMEAEDLVEINSLHHNVLFLGRNQPICLSAEEYPQLKANCVYFADDEQYNWMYKTNPRDIGVLNLEDDSREEIVSPLWCSWPSPIWITPSLTVMNLSLYK; encoded by the coding sequence ATGGACGCCTGCAGCGTAGCCAGGACAATGAGTTCTGCATATTTTGGCCTGAAATTTTTGTCTAAGCTCCTGGCTCTGTCTCCTGGTTCAATGGGGAAATTCAGAAAGCTGTCACCACCGATGGAAAATAAAACTGTGGCATCGATGGAAACTGAAACTGTGGTGAGAAAATCGCCGGAGCTGCCGAATGATGTGTTGATGGACATATTTTTACTCCTGGAGATACCTGACCTCATACGTGCCGCCTCTGTCAGCTCCTCCTGGCGCTCTGCGTATACCAGCCTCTGCAGGCAGCTTGAGCTGTACAAACGGCCTCAGACGCCTTGCCTCCTCTACACCTCTGCATCTGCTGGTGAGAACGTAGCTTGTCTCTACAGCCTCGCGGAGAAGAGGGTCTACAGTTTAACTCTTCCGGATCCACCCATCGGTGATAGGTATCTTATTGGGTCCTCACATGGTTGGCTAATTACCGCGGATGACAAGTCTGAGCTACACCTTATCAATCCGGTCACTGGTCAACAGATTGCTCTGCCGTCGGTGGTCACCATTGGTTATGTAGAGCCAATCTTTGACAATGGAGGCACGCTTATTGAGTATGAATTGCGGCTGCAACGGTACAATCCAGACTTAAACCCCCAAATGGTTGGTCCCAAAATCTTTACCCATGCTCCCGACAAGCTCCGTGACCATGCCTACATAAGGGCATTTATCTTTCCAGATCCGCCCACAGGAAGCTACATTGTCGTTCTCATCCATGGTCCAAGACGTCAACTTTCGTTTGCGAGGGTAGGAGATTGTAAGTGGACCTTTCTGCCGCCAGATTCAAACTATGAACAATGCGTCTACATGGGTGGTCTATTGTATGCATCCACAAGATACGGAAGAATGGATGTTTTTGACCTCACTGGTCCTACCGCCACGAGGAATATAATTGCGGATGAGATTGCCATTCACAGTTCTGAGTATAGGGGGGTATTCTACCTTCTTCAGGCTCCATGGGGCGGTCTGCTGCAAGTTTGTAGGAAGACTGAAGTCATAGATGCGGGCTATGAGGAGCTCATAGTTGAAACTAATAAAATCTTGTTACACAAAGTTGATATGGAAGCAGAAGACCTCGTGGAAATAAATAGCCTGCATCATAACGTGCTGTTTCTTGGTCGTAACCAGCCTATATGCCTTAGTGCTGAAGAATATCCGCAACTGAAGGCAAATTGTGTCTATTTCGCGGATGATGAGCAATATAATTGGATGTATAAGACGAATCCCCGGGATATAGGTGTTCTCAACCTTGAAGATGACAGCAGGGAGGAAATTGTGTCCCCGCTTTGGTGCAGCTGGCCGAGTCCCATATGGATAACACCCAGTCTTACAGTGATGAACCTGTCATTGTACAAATAG